In Fibrobacterota bacterium, one genomic interval encodes:
- a CDS encoding DUF2892 domain-containing protein: MEPTDPRLDSVDTEGYEAKPLIAWDDFRNMKINVSEAERWGSAALGGGLVAYGLRKRRWSGVFFVLAGGVLLLRGALGRSLFYKTLGINTATGEGLPGQDKTANLIRIDKSIVISRTAEEIYRHLRELENLTGLFGHLKSVEPLAGARSRWTARMPAGADLAWETELTEDRANRKLAWHSAAEAALKSEGAIVLDALAGGRTQMGVHLEYALPAGKTGRVFAKLFGNHPDRLLDEELHRFKSRLETGV; this comes from the coding sequence ATGGAACCCACCGATCCCCGCTTGGACTCCGTCGATACCGAGGGCTACGAAGCCAAACCCCTGATCGCTTGGGACGATTTCCGGAATATGAAGATCAACGTCTCGGAGGCCGAGCGTTGGGGTTCCGCCGCCCTGGGGGGAGGCCTCGTCGCCTACGGCTTGCGCAAGCGTCGTTGGAGCGGGGTTTTCTTCGTGCTGGCGGGCGGGGTCCTGCTCTTGCGCGGGGCCTTGGGCCGCAGCTTGTTCTACAAGACTTTGGGCATCAATACCGCGACGGGGGAGGGGCTTCCGGGACAGGACAAGACCGCCAATCTCATCCGCATCGATAAATCCATCGTCATCTCCCGCACCGCGGAGGAAATCTACCGGCATCTACGGGAACTGGAGAATCTGACAGGGTTGTTCGGCCATCTCAAATCCGTCGAACCGCTTGCCGGCGCCCGTTCGCGCTGGACCGCGCGCATGCCGGCCGGCGCCGATCTCGCTTGGGAGACCGAGCTCACGGAGGACCGGGCCAACCGCAAGCTCGCCTGGCATTCCGCCGCGGAGGCGGCGCTCAAGAGCGAAGGCGCCATCGTCCTGGATGCCCTGGCAGGGGGTCGGACCCAGATGGGGGTTCATCTCGAATACGCTTTGCCCGCGGGCAAGACGGGGCGCGTCTTCGCCAAGCTTTTCGGCAACCATCCCGACCGATTGCTGGACGAGGAGCTGCACCGCTTCAAGAGCCGGTTGGAGACGGGTGTTTAG
- a CDS encoding endo-1,4-beta-xylanase, protein MRRTQGNIGGLTLPSFLILLAVSIAPTFSIAKDSLRVLADKKGIMLGAAAGTAFFGRDSTVFKANLKKEFNALVAEYQMKFGQIQPTRGDFNWAAGDRMLAYADTNHMKLRGHCLVWHKEAAWLETTQFSKEEMYAILKTHIQTVVGRYKGRIPQWDVVNEAISNNPDSTYRNTFLFQRMGIEFIDSCFRWARLADPDVQLFYNDYWNEGLGAKSDKVYNLLKGLKDRGVPVDGVGLQCHFRYDSLPSFADMDTNIKRLADLGLQVAFTEVDFRVPLPATPAALQKQKEDYQGALQVCLANPNCKTFMIWGVTDAYSWVPASYPGWGAALLLDSAYAPKPAYDGIWTGLGGVPDGILASGPPLRAAQPFFPGWFGSGSWDALGRERRRR, encoded by the coding sequence ATGCGGAGAACCCAGGGGAATATCGGCGGATTGACCTTACCCTCTTTCCTTATCCTGCTTGCCGTTTCCATCGCGCCGACCTTCTCGATCGCCAAGGATAGCTTGCGCGTCCTGGCGGACAAAAAAGGGATTATGCTGGGAGCCGCCGCCGGCACGGCCTTCTTCGGAAGGGACAGTACCGTCTTCAAGGCGAATCTTAAAAAAGAGTTCAACGCGCTGGTGGCGGAATACCAGATGAAGTTCGGCCAAATCCAACCGACGCGCGGAGATTTCAATTGGGCCGCTGGGGACAGGATGCTGGCATACGCCGATACGAACCACATGAAGCTCCGTGGGCATTGCCTGGTTTGGCATAAGGAAGCGGCATGGCTCGAAACGACGCAGTTCTCCAAGGAGGAAATGTACGCCATCCTGAAGACGCATATCCAGACCGTGGTGGGCCGGTATAAAGGCCGGATCCCGCAATGGGACGTGGTCAACGAAGCCATCTCCAACAATCCCGACAGCACCTACCGCAATACCTTCCTGTTCCAGAGGATGGGGATCGAATTCATCGACTCCTGCTTCCGCTGGGCCCGCTTGGCCGATCCGGACGTCCAGCTTTTCTACAACGACTATTGGAACGAAGGCTTGGGAGCCAAATCGGATAAGGTCTACAACTTGCTGAAAGGCCTTAAGGATCGCGGCGTCCCCGTCGATGGGGTCGGTTTGCAATGCCACTTCCGTTACGATTCCTTGCCGAGCTTCGCGGACATGGATACGAACATCAAGCGCTTAGCCGACCTGGGTTTGCAGGTGGCGTTCACCGAGGTCGACTTCCGGGTTCCGCTTCCTGCGACTCCCGCAGCGCTCCAAAAGCAAAAAGAGGATTACCAAGGAGCCCTCCAGGTCTGCCTCGCGAATCCCAATTGCAAAACCTTCATGATCTGGGGAGTTACCGATGCCTATTCCTGGGTACCGGCCTCTTATCCCGGCTGGGGCGCCGCGCTGCTCTTGGATTCGGCCTACGCCCCCAAACCCGCTTACGACGGCATCTGGACGGGCCTGGGCGGCGTTCCGGACGGGATCCTCGCTTCGGGCCCTCCCCTACGCGCCGCGCAGCCGTTCTTCCCCGGGTGGTTCGGTTCGGGATCGTGGGATGCGCTCGGGCGGGAGCGGAGGCGGAGATAA
- a CDS encoding CBS domain-containing protein → MTENPVCCVSETNLEEVARMMAENDCGAIPVVEDQEKWKPMGIVTDRDIVVRAVAEGKNPLDMNAEEVMSQGPVSVRQDASVEECVREMESHQLRRILVVDRSGSCVGIVSLGDIALHRGGQETVEVVGEVSRPSSPDR, encoded by the coding sequence ATGACCGAGAACCCCGTCTGCTGCGTTTCCGAAACCAACCTGGAAGAGGTGGCGCGGATGATGGCGGAGAACGATTGCGGCGCCATCCCGGTGGTCGAGGACCAGGAAAAGTGGAAACCGATGGGCATCGTGACGGATCGCGATATCGTGGTGCGCGCCGTGGCCGAGGGCAAGAACCCCCTCGACATGAACGCCGAGGAGGTGATGTCCCAAGGGCCCGTCTCGGTGCGGCAGGACGCGAGCGTGGAGGAATGCGTTCGCGAGATGGAATCCCATCAATTGCGCCGCATCCTGGTGGTGGATAGATCAGGCAGCTGCGTGGGCATCGTCTCCCTCGGCGATATCGCCCTGCATCGAGGCGGACAGGAGACGGTGGAGGTGGTTGGGGAAGTTTCCCGTCCCTCATCCCCGGATCGCTGA